The DNA window AgtttgaataaaataaaatcaatgcAGCCAAATCAACACAATATTTCTCTAGGTTTTGATTGTGTTGTTTAACATTCTTTCTTGCTCTTAGGAAAATATGTCAAAGATACCTGCACTAAGGATAAAACCACTGTGTGTGTCAACTGCTCAGAGGGCTATTACTCTGAGTACCCTGACAGACTTCCGAGCTGTCTGCCATGCCTCAAATGTGAACAGAGTAAGGAGTAAATTAATTAGACATGAACTTCAATGGTTCAAAATGGAGAGcaaatttgttttcattttcactACATCTGAGAATCCCTTTCCATTGCCATGGTGTCAATAACGTTTAAGAACTATGAACTAGCCAAAACATAGTATACCACAACACAAGAATATCTGAAGCGTTAGAGCTCAGAGGACTATCTGATTGACATATTATGAGAAACTGCACTCATGGTACTGAAATGCATTGTCCTTTTGAATTGACCAGATTTGTCTGTGTTATTAATGTCAATTTATAAATGTAACGTGTTTCATATTTCTCTGTGGTACCTTATCTTTATCACCTGGACATATTGTGTCTTTTCACTGCAGATTATAACCGAAAATGCACCCTGACCAAAAATGCAAAGTGCTCATGTCGATCTGGTTTCCGGTGCTCAGACCATGTCTGCTCAAAATGTGAAGCGGACAAGAAATGCCAAAAGGGGGAGGAACTGAAGACAACTGGTAAAAAACACTCAAAGAGAAGGTTCCTTATTTTTAAACATTCAACAACCAGTTTTACTCAAGTTACTCAATTGCAGGTTCCAGGGATTATTCCTTTAAGTGTGAGCCGTGCCCTGATAACACATATTCTGACACAAGGGAGGGTATCTGCAAGCAGTTTACACGGTAAGATGATCATTTAGAGACATTGTGTCATCAAAGTAGAGCTTTACACCATTTACCCTTGAACCAACAATTTGTACCGAATGCACTGAATGTGGCAACTTCTAATGTACAGGTGTGGTGACATTGGTCTCGCTGTGGGATTTCCTGGAAACAAGACCCACAACTCAAATTGCCATGCTCATGCTCATGCTCATGGTATGTTTAACATGACCATCTAAAAGattgacatactgtatattataaTGCATTGTTTTGATGAATCACTTGGTCGTCCTTCAGCGCTAAGTGGCACCCTGCAGATGACAGCCATTGGAGTCTTCTTGTTTGCCTTTGCCCTCCTGATATTTCTCTCCCAAACCTGCATAAAGAAAATCAGGCAGAGGAAACGCAAAGCCAGTAAGTACCAAAGAGTTATGCATTTCAGTATATCTCATCACACTTTTGTTAAATTAAGTAATCAAATAAACTTGCATTAATGACTAATTTTACGAAAACAGCAATGAGTGGTTTGAGTGCTCTTCAGTGGAAGAAACAGTCTGCCAATGTCCTCTCCCTCACAGTAAACTGTCCCGAAGCAATCATCTCAGCAAATGTTCCAGAAACTTCTTGTTGTCCTCTGTCGAAAGAGGAGATTGGTAACCAGCTGATCCAGCAGACCAAGCTAACCTCAGTACATGACAGGGTTCTCTTCTTGGAACACCAGCAATCTCTGCTCTAACCAGAATGGTTATCATGGTCAGATCTCTGAACTGAAAGAGATTACATTGAATTGAAGATTGCAGGACattaaattgctggtgttttctgTTGAGATCCTACCCTGCATTTGGTTTACAGTAGTTACCTTTTCTCATATAAAATACTTTTAAGTGACAATATACTAGAGTTTAACTGGTGAACTAATTGACAAATCTGACATCCCTCTGATCTGACTAATTCCTCTGATCAGGGTGGCATTCTATGAAATGTTATTCTGATCTTTTCATGCTCATTTGtttgtctaaagtgtttttttttctttctgtttgtgCTTTGTAGTTTGTTCATTTAGTTGACTTGCAACTAGCAAgtaatgttctctgtttataaTTGACATTTGTCGGTGTGTGCACTGCATTAATACTTAAATGCAGACGTAGTCTTTCACATAAATCTTTTCAATTGGTTTTGTAAATAATAACGTGAAACGTGTGAACAGTGACATAAAAAAGGCTAGGTTAATGcgatcaatacttttttttcagaTGACTGGTATGCATATGTTAtgcaataaatgtataaatcatACTTTTATGTTGAGTCATGGATTGGATTTATTAAGAGAAGGGTATCATTATGAAAGTATCCACGTGAGGGCGTTGTATGGGCCAGGACTAAGTCATATGAcagctgccagccagccagccacgaCCACACACTTCCTTTGCACTTTAGTGGAAACGCCAAACAGACAACAACAATTACAGCAAAGTTCAGTGAGCACCTCAACCCGAAGATGCTGGCCCTCATAAACCGGCTTTTAGACTGGTTCAAGTCACTGTTTTGGAAAGAGGAGATGGAGTTGACTCTTGTTGGACTTCAATACTCGGGGAAAACCACATTTGTTAATGTGATCGCTGTAAGTCTTCTAGCCTCAGTGTTAGCAACCTAAGACTTTAGCACTCTTGACGActtctagctagctaacagctAGCTCGGCTAGCcaattagctagctacctatACGAGCTGTGCAGCTATCTTAGCACATCTTCATCAGCTTAGCACAAACAttgtagctagactagctacatTCCTAGCAAAATGTTATTGTACTCAGCTTGTTTCCCTCAGCTTTGGAATAGCTGTATTACCCATACAGAGTAGATATCAGTGTAGCTGTATTGATGGACTGACTACAAACTCAGAGCTAGGCTTACCATGGCAGCTAGATGCTAAGTAGTTCCAGCATCCCCAACTTATGAACGTGCAACATCGCAGGGATCACATAGTGCTAGCTGTTAAACACTGCTTAGCTGCATGTTTACCAACAATGGAAAACTAGCTTCCATTGTAGCCATGTATTTTATTTAGTTAAACGTAGATAGCTGGAGATCAAGCTACTATAGACAGCCACATTTGATGTAATTCCATATTCTGCTCCATATGGTGGTGTCATTCAACATAGTGGTGCAGTTTCTTAGAGCACCATGTGTAAATATTACTGGACGAGCACAACTCATATTAAATAGGTTTGGTTTACCAACTGCCAGTGTTTTAGTCCACATAACCCAGTGACACATAACCCAGTGACACAGCTTTAGATAACAATGAGGATATCTTCTCTTTAAAGAGTGCCTTAAGATACGATCAAGTAGACCAAAATGATCTATCTTCTCTGTACATTTAAATTCAAAAGGCTTTCATTCGAATTGTGCACAGCTGTTTTTATGCTCCATGTTGTCTCAAAGTTGCACCACATCAACATTCGTATCTACCTCCATCAGTGGGCATTTACATGGCTGAACGTGAGAGCACACCCTGTTGCCCCAACAGCAGTAGTTATAGTGTTCACTGGTTCTGCTGTATTGTACTGTGTACTGTACGTCAAGGTCTTCTCAAAATCACTGCCTTGTTATTTTGCCACTGTGAatcaaaacactaacagaacaTTCAACATTTTGTGACACAAAGCTAGTGGATGTGAACACTTTTTGGCTTGCTCCTTTGCAACAGCGTTGCAAAGCGTCTATTGTATTGTGCAAACTGTATATTACCAGTATTGCAAAAGGATGGCTAGAATACAATAATCTCGGGAAATAGTTTAACTTCCCTTTTGGGGCTGGACATATTTGTACACTGATATCATGACATCTAAAAACTGACAATAGCAATGCTGTGCTTTCTAACTCTGATGCTACATGCTTGCCTTTCACCCATTTACTGTATTCTCAGTAATAAGTCAACAAGATGTATAATCCATGTTTGTATGTTCAACCCTGTTCTGTGACCCATTTGTGACTAAAATCCCTGTAAATGATGTAGAAGTGTTTGGTGATGGTCAGAATTGTATGAATGGACACATTGGGGGTGGTGCTCACAGGCTTCAGTCATATGATCTCTGCATTCACTTCCACTTAGTTTTTGCTCAGGTGACTTTGCTAGTCATGTGGTACTACAAGTGAGCCAAAATATAGCTGATTGCTACCACAGAGACTGTAAGGGTGCAAGAAAGGGGGGACTTTTGAAGTCTTTCTTATAAAAATGAAATTAAAATAGTTTAAGtcctattattattgttatagaAAAAACATGGATTTCCTTATGTGTAGCTGGATTTCCCTCCTCACTGCCCCTCCGTCTTTGGGAGGTTTCCTGTTTCTAAATCCACATAAGAATCTTGGAAATCTGATTTTTACTGTTGAAGCCATGACCACTCAGAAGCCTTTAGCTTAGTGGAACTACTAGTGGCATTGCAAAAGTGCATGTgcagtcgtggccataagttttggcaatgacaaatgttgtgttttgcaaagtttgctggttcagtatttgaggaaaatgtcttcacatgtttctatagaatactggaatacaataaggcacatttcatatttttttaagcTTTTTTGGGGCGAATGTTTTCAATAtttgcaaatagtcccctcttttacagctgTCAAACTGcttttaaaatccaatcagaatggtCAGAaggatttcacctggctagaactagttcacactttcccctgtgctgatatgacttactgaaattatgttagcagtcattttatgc is part of the Hypomesus transpacificus isolate Combined female chromosome 9, fHypTra1, whole genome shotgun sequence genome and encodes:
- the tnfrsf18 gene encoding tumor necrosis factor receptor superfamily member 18; translation: MDVFHLYQTVICFLTVWAIGLAVNCNNNQFEGNGLCCDVCPPGKYVKDTCTKDKTTVCVNCSEGYYSEYPDRLPSCLPCLKCEQNYNRKCTLTKNAKCSCRSGFRCSDHVCSKCEADKKCQKGEELKTTGSRDYSFKCEPCPDNTYSDTREGICKQFTRCGDIGLAVGFPGNKTHNSNCHAHAHAHALSGTLQMTAIGVFLFAFALLIFLSQTCIKKIRQRKRKAINCPEAIISANVPETSCCPLSKEEIGNQLIQQTKLTSVHDRVLFLEHQQSLL